Proteins from a single region of Apium graveolens cultivar Ventura chromosome 7, ASM990537v1, whole genome shotgun sequence:
- the LOC141674936 gene encoding uncharacterized protein LOC141674936, giving the protein MKSPMNTKISPAPEKPTSGASTKLAAGILSSVISLWIICSKHATKTSKKIAPKKVIATISHRAIIFRQKKNGELKKGDDEDGGVWRRTILMGDKCEPLDFSGVIYYDSDGNKLSEAPMRSPRASPLPSFAYKSEKEKSRLGW; this is encoded by the coding sequence ATGAAATCTCCGATGAATACAAAAATCTCTCCGGCGCCAGAAAAACCCACCAGCGGCGCGTCAACAAAACTCGCCGCCGGGATTCTCAGCTCAGTCATCTCACTCTGGATTATTTGCAGCAAACACGCTACCAAAACCTCGAAAAAGATTGCACCTAAGAAAGTTATAGCAACGATCAGTCACAGAGCTATTATTTTCCGGCAGAAAAAGAACGGTGAACTAAAGAAAGGTGACGATGAAGACGGCGGCGTATGGCGGAGGACGATACTGATGGGAGATAAATGCGAGCCGTTGGATTTTTCGGGAGTGATATATTACGATAGTGACGGAAATAAATTGAGTGAGGCTCCGATGAGGTCTCCGAGAGCGAGTCCGTTGCCGAGTTTTGCTTATAAGTCGGAGAAAGAGAAGAGTCGACTCGGTTGGTAA
- the LOC141670444 gene encoding oleosin G, producing the protein MADRNTVMVSQRPPRSGPTQANEFLRKLHEHAPNSSQLVGFLTLVISGAILLFLTGLTITATVLGLIFFTPLILISSPIWVPVGTVLFIAISGFLSVCGFGVGSVAAVSWIYRYFSGMHPVGSDRVDYARSRIVDTASHVKDYAREYGGYLHSKVKDAAPGA; encoded by the coding sequence ATGGCTGATCGGAACACAGTCATGGTATCTCAAAGACCACCCCGCTCGGGCCCCACTCAAGCCAACGAGTTTCTACGTAAGCTCCACGAACATGCACCGAACTCAAGCCAGCTCGTAGGGTTCTTAACACTTGTTATCTCGGGCGCAATCTTGTTGTTTCTCACGGGCCTAACAATAACGGCTACGGTGCTAGGGTTGATTTTCTTTACGCCGTTGATTTTGATCTCGAGTCCTATATGGGTCCCGGTGGGGACCGTTTTGTTCATTGCCATTTCCGGGTTTTTGTCTGTTTGCGGGTTCGGAGTCGGGTCGGTTGCCGCGGTGTCGTGGATTTATAGGTATTTTAGCGGGATGCATCCGGTCGGGTCGGATCGGGTTGATTACGCGAGGAGTCGGATTGTGGATACGGCTAGTCATGTTAAGGATTATGCACGAGAGTATGGTGGGTATTTGCATAGCAAAGTTAAGGATGCTGCTCCGGGTGCTTGA
- the LOC141671770 gene encoding single-stranded DNA-binding protein, mitochondrial-like, with protein sequence MASSLSRTLFRSLFSISRTKLSPITTINLSSLSYCSDSSRNASDLEVENVVDSPLDSVVDSLTDSVPEVEGSHRPAAVEYPIEKGLDYGIYKAILVGQVGQTPFQKKLRNGSTVTILSIGTGGIKNNWKPSENEDPKDYANLSSIQWHRVTIYGEKLGDVAIKHVTPGSILYLEGNLETKIFSDPIGGIVRRIREVAIRRHGRLVYLGQGSNSQKSNDLKRVGYF encoded by the exons ATGGCATCTTCACTCTCAAGAACTCTATTTCGTTCACTTTTCTCAATCTCTCGTACAAAACTATCTCCTATTACCACTATtaatctctcttctctctcgtATTGCTCTGATTCGTCGAGAAACGCGTCCGATTTAGAAGTGGAAAATGTAGTTGACTCGCCACTTGACTCAGTAGTTGACTCATTAACTGACTCAGTTCCCGAGGTGGAAGGCTCTCACAGACCTGCTGCTGTTGAGTACCCGATCGAAAAGGGCCTCGATTACGGCATTTATAAG GCTATACTTGTGGGGCAAGTGGGCCAGACTCCATTTCAGAAGAAACTGAGGAACGGGAGTACTGTGACGATACTGTCAATAGGAACAGGAGGAATTAAGAATAATTGGAAGCCGTCGGAGAATGAAGACCCAAAAGATTATGCTAATCTAAGTTCAATCCAGTGGCATCGTGTTACAATCTATGGGGAGAAGTTGGGAGATGTTGCCATTAAACATGTCACTCCTGG GTCAATCTTGTATTTGGAGGGAAATCTGGAGACGAAAATATTTTCGGACCCAATCGGTGGTATCGTCCGGCGCATAAGAGAGGTCGCCATCCGTAGACATG GTAGGCTCGTGTACCTTGGACAGGGAAGCAACTCTCAGAAGTCCAATGATTTGAAAAGGGTTGGTTATTTCTGA
- the LOC141671769 gene encoding cytochrome P450 CYP71D313-like: MDVQSFICVLSILFILFFISEKAIKSSRKLPPGPRKLPIIGNILQLAGEVQHRVITDLSKKYGPIMHLQFAEVPVVVVSSSAIAKEVMKTHDLAFSNRSLILVSKIMLEGCKDVVFNEYDDYWRQMRKICTVELLTATKVNSFQSIREDEGWKLVESIKSSLDSPINLTHKFGSLANAITCRAAIGQRSKYQDELVHLIDKMTALGNGFDIADLFPSYTFLHNVSGLKSKLLKIRSQLHEIFYNIIKEHEEKRARTKDENGCVAGEEDLVDVLLRVRDKGGLQFRITSKNIQGIISDMLTAGTDTAAVVLDWAMSELIRNPKVMEKAQTEVREAFKGKPKIREVDLQGLSYLKLVIKETLRLHPPAPLLLPRECREQCEVEGYSIPVRTKLMVNAWAIHRDPANWPNAESFEPERFMNKSIDYNGTNPNYVPFGGGRRSCPGIAFGIATMELPLALLLYHFNWQVPDGLNPEDLDMNEVLGATLKRKTSLLLNATSWTPN; the protein is encoded by the exons ATGGATGTACAATCTTTCATCTGTGTCCTCTCAATTCTCTTCATCCTCTTCTTTATATCCGAAAAAGCTATCAAATCTTCTCGAAAATTGCCTCCTGGACCACGAAAACTTCCTATAATCGGAAACATTCTTCAACTAGCCGGAGAAGTACAGCATCGTGTAATAACTGATTTGTCCAAGAAATATGGACCAATCATGCACTTACAATTTGCTGAAGTTCCGGTCGTTGTTGTGTCATCATCAGCTATAGCTAAAGAGGTAATGAAAACTCATGATCTTGCATTTTCGAATCGTTCACTAATTCTAGTGAGCAAGATTATGTTGGAGGGTTGTAAAGATGTAGTGTTCAATGAGTATGACGATTATTGGAGGCAAATGAGGAAGATATGTACTGTTGAGCTTCTCACCGCAACTAAAGTTAATTCGTTTCAGTCAATCAGGGAGGATGAAGGGTGGAAGCTTGTTGAATCTATTAAGAGCTCGTTGGATTCTCCGATAAATCTTACTCACAAGTTTGGTTCATTGGCTAATGCTATAACATGTCGTGCAGCCATCGGACAAAGAAGCAAGTATCAAGATGAGTTGGTTCATTTAATTGACAAAATGACCGCTCTGGGGAATGGATTTGATATAGCTGACTTGTTTCCTTCTTATACATTTCTTCACAATGTTAGCGGATTGAAATCTAAATTGTTGAAGATTCGGAGTCAGTTGCATGAGATCTTCTACAACATCATCAAGGAGCATGAAGAAAAAAGGGCCAGGACAAAAGATGAAAATGGTTGTGTAGCTGGCGAGGAAGATCTTGTTGATGTTCTTCTGAGAGTTCGCGATAAAGGTGGCCTTCAGTTTCGCATCACCTCTAAGAACATTCAAGGCATCATTTCT GACATGCTTACAGCTGGAACTGACACGGCTGCAGTAGTACTTGATTGGGCCATGTCGGAATTAATAAGAAACCCTAAAGTGATGGAGAAGGCACAAACCGAAGTTAGAGAGGCCTTCAAGGGGAAGCCAAAAATACGAGAAGTTGATCTTCAAGGTTTAAGTTACTTAAAGCTTGTAATCAAAGAAACTCTAAGACTCCATCCACCAGCTCCTCTCTTACTTCCTAGAGAATGCAGAGAACAATGTGAAGTTGAAGGATACAGTATTCCTGTGAGAACCAAGCTTATGGTAAACGCATGGGCTATACATCGTGATCCTGCAAATTGGCCAAATGCAGAAAGTTTTGAACCCGAAAGATTCATGAACAAATCTATCGATTACAATGGCACGAATCCTAATTATGTTCCATTCGGAGGAGGAAGGAGATCATGCCCTGGAATAGCATTTGGCATAGCTACAATGGAGTTACCTCTTGCTTTACTATTGTATCATTTCAATTGGCAAGTGCCAGATGGACTAAATCCAGAAGATTTGGACATGAATGAGGTATTAGGAGCTACTCTGAAAAGAAAAACTAGCTTACTTCTAAATGCAACTTCTTGGACTCCAAACTAA
- the LOC141671342 gene encoding DNAJ protein JJJ1 homolog, with translation MAASPEKRCLYEILGLNLDCTAEEIRSAYKKLALQRHPDKLMRSGLSQDDATASFQELVNAYEVLSDPRERAWYDSHRSQILFSSSNNANSVTSIPNLFSFFSNSVFSGFSDSGKGFYKVYGEIFDKIYMNEVNFSRKLGVGDVKEAPVLGNLKSPYTQVNAFYGYWLGFVTVMDFAWVDEYDSKAGENRKVRRLMEEENKKVRRKAKREYNETVRGLAAFAKKRDKRVIDMVVKRNEEMEKRKEEEKERKREAERVRAERLRAYKEPEWASVEVEEVEEVVEESEKKNEFYCVACGKKFKSEKQWRNHEQSKKHKEKVAELREAFEYEERMNRNGKEEEEEKVEDEDEEEDETEGNGFVSADDGTDDGADDLTERFGNGFSVLEEEGSGGVDDDEQEEGESSGEEVFVDIDNSGNLKGNSEKLRLDDDDEATMLEAMVSGHKSKKNKKGKNKASSSEVHVETDSDENEFMDYNKCKGTRRNKGSRRRKGLKVDEEATKGAAAEITIQAVEEDFSISSKSNRSDEVKEAESLKTSSQSEEKNVQVGSLVAEETKSQSSAGAGTKGLEKDRKGLKAAAQKIVADKKDINYKSKNASKGRKNKASSKTSSNNACEKCGEEFESRTKLHRHLGETGHASLKSR, from the exons ATGGCCGCATCGCCGGAAAAGCGATGCCTTTACGAAATTCTCGGCCTCAATCTCGATTGCACCGCCGAAGAAATCCGATCCGCCTACAAAAAGCTCGCTCTTCAACGCCACCCCGATAAGCTCATGCGCTCCGGCTTATCTCAAGACGACGCTACGGCGTCGTTTCAAGAGCTCGTTAATGCATACGAAGTCTTGTCTGATCCCCGTGAACGCGCTTGGTATGATTCTCACCGGTCTCAGATTCTGTTTTCCAGCTCCAATAATGCTAATTCCGTTACTTCTATACCTAATTTGTTTAGTTTCTTTTCGAATAGCGTGTTTTCGGGTTTTTCGGATAGTGGTAAAGGGTTTTATAAGGTTTATGGGGAGATTTTTGATAAGATTTATATGAATGAGGTTAATTTTTCGAGGAAGTTAGGGGTAGGGGATGTGAAGGAGGCGCCGGTTTTGGGGAATTTGAAGAGTCCGTATACGCAAGTTAATGCGTTTTACGGGTATTGGTTAGGGTTTGTTACGGTGATGGATTTTGCTTGGGTTGATGAGTATGATTCTAAGGCGGGGGAGAATAGGAAAGTGAGGAGGTTGATGGAGGAGGAGAACAAGAAGGTGAGGAGGAAGGCGAAACGGGAGTATAATGAGACGGTTAGAGGGTTGGCGGCGTTTGCAAAGAAGAGGGATAAGAGGGTGATTGATATGGTGGTTAAGAGGAATGAGGAGATGGAGAAGAGGAAAGAGGAGGAGAAGGAGAGGAAGAGGGAGGCGGAGAGAGTGAGGGCTGAGAGGTTGAGGGCGTATAAGGAGCCTGAGTGGGCGAGTGTGGAGGTGGAGGAGGTGGAAGAAGTTGTGGAGGAGAGTGAGAAGAAGAATGAGTTTTATTGTGTGGCGTGTGGGAAGAAGTTTAAGAGTGAGAAGCAGTGGAGGAATCATGAGCAGTCGAAGAAGCATAAGGAGAAAGTGGCGGAgttgagggaagcttttgagtATGAGGAGAGAATGAATAGGAACGGgaaagaggaagaagaagagaaagtagaagatgaagatgaagaggAGGATGAGACGGAAGGAAATGGGTTTGTCTCTGCCGATGATGGTACCGATGATGGTGCGGATGATCTTACGGAGCGGTTTGGGAATGGTTTTAGTGTTCTGGAGGAAGAAGGTAGTGGTGGTGTTGATGATGATGAGCAAGAAGAAGGTGAATCTAGCGGAGAAGAAGTTTTTGTTGATATTGATAACAGTGGTAATCTGAAAGGGAATTCTGAGAAGCTCCGgctggatgatgatgatgaggcgACTATGCTTGAAGCAATGGTGTCAGGACACAAGAGTAAGAAGAATAAAAAAGGCAAAAATAAGGCTTCATCTTCAGAAGTTCATGTTGAGACTGATAGTGATGAGAACGAATTCATGGATTATAATAAGTGTAAGGGTACGAGAAGAAACAAAGGAAGTAGAAGACGTAAGGGCTTAAAGGTCGATGAAGAAGCAACAAAAGGTGCTGCTGCTGAAATCACTATCCAAGCTGTAGAGGAAGACTTTAGCATCTCGAGCAAGTCAAATAGATCTGATGAGGTAAAGGAAGCCGAATCTTTAAAAACAAGTAGTCAATCTGAGGAGAAAAATGTGCAAGTGGGCAGTTTAGTAGCAGAAGAGACAAAATCTCAATCTTCTGCTGGGGCAGGGACTAAAGGTCTTGAGAAGGATCGTAAGGGTTTGAAAGCAGCAGCTCAGAAGATTGTTGCTGATAAGAAAGACATAAATTATAAATCTAAGAACGCATCTAAAGGAAGGAAAAATAAG GCTTCATCAAAAACGTCTAGTAATAATGCTTGTGAAAAGTGTGGAGAGGAATTTGAATCAAG GACTAAACTGCATAGGCATTTGGGTGAAACTGGTCATGCGAGTCTTAAATCACGCTGA
- the LOC141672709 gene encoding uncharacterized protein LOC141672709: MDIWVVAAAAGAGYVAQHWKDLMKSGTSTSNLASGGNSFSNLEVSSSSPQLQEEKGPFRMLRCRKNVGKEFNRERDPVSYGDSTANMPSTSGLDGEEFKLMNNYKDCDVISQSCISPKFLNKYEVGDSGESLKPSPRKIGSLYNRRILRRTNREVIKPINSLQSCLMSQIYKDHAEMEDYMLKSSSSLARPTVRQLLVTDGSRIISGTSSQTNIVLSEIVGKKDIEVNSEEKASVIGVPPLPKSRSNSEVKTGKDKGKRPSNSSNLIGARYFDSQGTSHGAMLFCFGISIGIMSSLMSYRQEVDKLSALLKQTEELVQDLQEELDMKDSITVKEVLAKGHESQDVHEDTIDTIVKDEEADAFSSEQKSGQLAEGQHEDCDEIAQEESMRKIEAELEAELATLELNMTSSTLDAQLDEESVPDIAQGEFNANMFGRQAADESYADRDGTGNSTPHMINYAVSPRELSLRLHEVLEYRLEERVKELETALQNSVKKNQNVESKHAKSLRQFSNGEAGLSSAQGSPTGREINAVDEVAVIHLEDDALHAYNEAYDEFTKVNGSDEEYLTSGVENNHEESLRSFVQNLDSIEDDWENHFIPCHSDTSMKASPEFGSQQKADGNISPNEIDDNNDRDNDYDSDEMEKLLIKQILEKTRQGSPAVLNARRILFSLDDH; the protein is encoded by the exons ATGGATATTTGGGTCGTTGCAGCAGCTGCTGGTGCTGGTTACGTAGCCCAGCATTGGAAGGATTTAATGAAGAGTGGGACAAGTACATCCAACTTAGCTTCTGGTGGTAATAGTTTTTCTAATCTGGAAGTGTCGTCATCGTCACCGCAGTTACAGGAAGAGAAAGGTCCTTTCCGTATGTTGAGGTGTAGGAAAAATGTAGGCAAAGAGTTTAACAGAGAAAGAGACCCTGTTTCCTACGGCGATTCTACTGCAAACATGCCTTCTACTAGTGGTCTTGATGGTGAGGAATTCAAACTAATGAACAATTACAAGGACTGCGATGTAATTTCTCAATCATGTATATCTCCTAAATTCTTAAACAAGTATGAAGTTGGAGACAGTGGTGAATCTTTGAAACCCTCTCCAAGAAAAATAGGGTCCCTCTATAATAGGAGGATTCTTAGAAGAACTAACAGGGAAGTCATTAAACCTATAAACTCTCTACAAAGCTGCCTCATGTCTCAAATTTACAAGGATCATGCTGAAATGGAGGATTATATGCTAAAGTCCAGTTCTTCACTAGCTAGACCGACTGTGAGACAGCTTCTCGTGACTGATGGAAGTAGAATAATTAGCGGAACAAGTTCCCAAACAAACATTGTGCTAAGTGAGATTGTAGGTAAGAAAGACATAGAAGTTAACTCAGAAGAGAAAGCATCAGTCATCGGAGTTCCTCCACTACCAAAAAGTCGGAGTAACAGTGAAGTGAAGACAGGCAAGGACAAGGGTAAAAGACCGAGCAATTCCAGCAATTTAATCGGTGCAAGATACTTCGATTCACAAG GAACATCTCATGGAGCAATGCTTTTCTGTTTTGGGATATCTATAGGTATAATGTCCTCTCTCATGTCATATAGACAAGAGGTTGACAAATTGAGTGCTTTGTTGAAACAAACAGAAGAATTAGTTCAAGATTTACAGGAGGAACTTGATATGAAAGATTCAATAACTGTCAAAGAGGTTCTCGCTAAAGGTCATGAATCACAGGATGTACATGAAGATACCATTGATACCATTGTCAAAGATGAAGAGGCAGATGCATTTTCTTCTGAACAGAAGTCTGGCCAGTTAGCCGAAGGTCAGCATGAAGATTGTGATGAGATAGCACAAGAGGAATCTATGAGGAAAATTGAAGCAGAGCTTGAAGCTGAACTCGCCACACTCGAACTGAACATGACCTCGTCAACACTGGATGCACAA CTTGACGAGGAATCTGTGCCAGACATTGCCCAAGGGGAGTTCAATGCCAACATGTTTGGTAGACAAGCTGCTGACGAATCTTATGCTGATAGAGACGGGACTGGCAACTCCACTCCTCATATGATTAATTATGCAGTGTCCCCTAGAGAGCTGAGCTTACGGTTGCACGAGGTCCTTGAATACAGATTAGAAGAACGAGTCAAGGAGCTTGAGACGGCACTTCAAAATAGTGTTAAGAAGAACCAGAATGTAGAATCAAAGCATGCAAAATCTTTGAGACAGTTCTCCAATGGTGAAGCAGGACTATCCTCTGCCCAGGGAAGTCCAACAGGTAGAGAAATAAATGCAGTTGATGAGGTTGCAGTTATacatctagaagatgatgctctACATGCGTACAATGAGGCATATGATGAGTTCACCAAAGTAAATGGATCCGATGAGGAATATTTAACATCTGGGGTCGAAAACAACCATGAAGAGAGTTTGCGTTCATTTGTTCAAAACTTGGATTCTATTGAAGATGACTGGGAAAACCATTTCATTCCATGCCATTCAGACACCAGCATGAAGGCATCACCAGAATTTGGAAGCCAGCAAAAAGCAGATGGCAATATCTCGCCAAATGAAATTGATGACAACAATGATAGAGATAATGACTACGACAGTGATGAAATGGAGAAGTTGTTGATAAAGCAGATTTTAGAGAAAACCAGGCAAGGTTCTCCTGCAGTGTTAAATGCTAGAAGAATATTGTTTTCACTAGATGATCATTGA
- the LOC141672710 gene encoding uncharacterized protein LOC141672710 — MTFFNKAGSLLRQTLCNQNVSLQGSASNPSIFQMIRHASNKVFVGGLSYSTDDVSLKETFQKYGDVIEAKVISDRDTGNSKGFGFVTYNTVEDANSAIQALDASDLNGRTISVREAHERPRNSGYGGGGGYGGGGYGGGGGGYSGGGGGYGGGGYGGGSGGGGYGNSGNYGSGGGGGYGNSDNYGNGGGNYAGGGYGTGSSTGNDYGSGSNVSYGNDGQNFGVAGGVGSFDGNDNVGSAGYGGNTNSGYSEGSNIPAASQGFSQNAPLEGNFKDDIDDTGAFASRS, encoded by the exons ATGACTTTTTTCAATAAGGCTGGTAGTCTACTAAGACAGACATTGTGTAACCAGAATGTTAGCTTACAAGGGTCTGCGTCCAACCCCTCTATCTTTCAAATGATAAGACACGCGTCAAATAAAGTATTTGTTGGAG GCCTCTCTTATTCCACTGATGATGTTTCTTTGAAAGAAACTTTTCAGAAGTATGGAGATGTTATAGAGG CCAAAGTTATTAGTGATCGAGATACTGGAAATTCTAAAGGGTTTGGCTTTGTTACATACAACACTGTGGAGGATGCTAACAGTGCTATTCAGGCTTTAGATGCTTCG GACCTTAATGGCCGCACAATATCAGTGAGGGAGGCACATGAGAGGCCACGAAACTCTGGATATGGTGGTGGTGGAGGCTACGGTGGTGGTGGCTACGGTGGAGGTGGCGGGGGTTACAGTGGAGGTGGCGGTGGCTACGGTGGCGGTGGATATGGTGGAGGTAGTGGTGGCGGTGGATATGGTAACAGTGGCAATTATGGCAGTGGTGGGGGTGGTGGCTATGGTAACAGTGACAACTATGGCAATGGAGGAGGTAACTATGCTGGTGGTGGTTATGGAACTGGAAGCAGCACAGGCAACGATTATGGAAGTGGGAGCAATGTTAGTTACGGAAATGATGGTCAAAACTTTGGTGTTGCAGGTGGTGTTGGCTCTTTTGATGGCAATGATAATGTTGGTAGTGCTGGGTATGGTGGAAATACAAATTCTGGGTACAGTGAAGGCAGCAACATACCTGCTGCTAGTCAGGGTTTTAGCCAGAATGCTCCACTCGAAGGGAACTTCAAGGATGACATTGACGACACCGGTGCTTTTGCTAGCAGGTCCTGA